CGGAGGAGTTCCTTCCACTTGTACGGTCTCGCCGGTACTCGACAAGGCCAGCCTGGCGTTGACCGTTCCATGTCCGTCCACCTCGAGCGTTACTCGTTCGACGACGAACCTGGCAAACCCCGCAGCATTTACAGTGACACTGTACTCACCGGGCTGAAGCGAGGGCGCCGTGTAATATCCAGCTCCATCGCTTACAGTGCTCCGATCTACGCCGGTCGCCAGCGAGTGAACCAACACCGTAGCGTTTGGTACGACGGCTCCGCTCGGATCCGTGACCGTTCCAGACAACGTAGCTGTCGACTGCCCCAGAACCAAAGGCGTACTCAACAGCACCAAAACTGCAGCGGCGATTAGTCCACACAGCTTCTTAGATCGTTTCACTTGATGCCTCCTCAAGAACTGCAAGCGTTTTACTGGTACTGAAATATTTTTTTGTTTTCGATATGACAAATCACTCAATCTGCAATAGCTAATCAGGCCCGGATATAAGGCGACTCCAGGAAATCACTTAGATCCTGCGCTCACCACAGATCGAAAACGTCTGCTCGTCGCGCAGGGGGAAAGGCGTTATCAACAGAGATATGTGACTAAGTTTCCACGAGTTGGAATCTCTGTCAATGCCTTTGGCCACAACTTGAAGCTCATTTTCAGTTTCGAAACCACAAACCCATTCCCAAAAGGAAACTGGGCTAATAGTGAGTAGATTGATATATCTTTTGCCGATAGGCTAGCAGGTCCGTTCAATATTAGTTGTCATCAGAAAACAAGTAAGAGACTTGTCTCTTTTCCTCAAAACATAGATTCGTGTCGCGTAAGTCTTAGGCATCCTCGGCGAAAGGTATACAACTGAGGTATGGCTTCTGTACAACAGTTGCATCGCTTAAGAGACCCTTTGCGGAAGTTAAATGACCGGCAAGAAGAGTAAGCCTGACTCTGGCAAACCGATAACACTCAAGATCCTCGCGGAATACCTTGATCTCTCACCGGCGACGGTTTCCATAGTCCTCAACAACTCCCCCGTGGCGCAGTCCATCTCGCAGTCGACACGCCAGCGCGTCCAGGCTGCCGCAAAGAAATTCGAGTACCGCCCCAACCTCCACGCGCGCATGCTGCGCACACGCCTCACCAATACCGTAGGCGTCATCGTCCCTGAGGTCAGCGAAGGCTATTTCACGCGCGTCATGCTAGGCGTCGAGTCGTACCTGCTACAAGCGGGCTTCCTCTACTTCACCGTTAGCCACCTCTGCCGTCCTGACCTCGTGGAGGAGTACCCGGACCTGCTAATGGAACGCTCCGTCGATGGCTTCCTCACCGTCAACACCGAGCTACGGCACAAGGTACCTCTACCAGTCGTCAGCATCTCCGCACACGGCGATATCCCGGGAGTCACGAACGTCGTTCTGGACCACGACCGCGCGGCGAAGGTGGCGCTCCGCCACCTCTACGACCTGGGCCACCGGCGTATCGCCTTCATGAAAGGCCACAAGTACGTCAGCGACTCCGAAGCCCGCTGGGACGCCATCGTCAGCATCGCACGGGAGATAGGAATTACCGTCCGCCCCGAGCTGTGCATTCATCTCGAGAAGAACTCTTGGTCCCCCGACCTTGGTTATCAGCCCGTCCGCGAACTCCTGGCGCGCACCCGGGACTTCACCGCCATCTTCAGCTTCAATGACACGGCCGCCATCGGGGCAATTCGCGCAATTCAGGACGTAGGCCTCAACTGCCCGCTCGACATCTCCGTTATCGGATTCGATGACATCATCGTCGCCGAGTATTTGAGCCCCCGCCTCACCACCGTTCGCCAGCCGCTGCACCAGATGGGAGCGACCGCCGCTGAGCTTCTGGTG
The Edaphobacter bradus genome window above contains:
- a CDS encoding LacI family DNA-binding transcriptional regulator gives rise to the protein MTGKKSKPDSGKPITLKILAEYLDLSPATVSIVLNNSPVAQSISQSTRQRVQAAAKKFEYRPNLHARMLRTRLTNTVGVIVPEVSEGYFTRVMLGVESYLLQAGFLYFTVSHLCRPDLVEEYPDLLMERSVDGFLTVNTELRHKVPLPVVSISAHGDIPGVTNVVLDHDRAAKVALRHLYDLGHRRIAFMKGHKYVSDSEARWDAIVSIAREIGITVRPELCIHLEKNSWSPDLGYQPVRELLARTRDFTAIFSFNDTAAIGAIRAIQDVGLNCPLDISVIGFDDIIVAEYLSPRLTTVRQPLHQMGATAAELLVKRIQSPEAPYQNNVWFEPELVVRESTAGVHEVPSSKTKRARR